In Passer domesticus isolate bPasDom1 chromosome 1, bPasDom1.hap1, whole genome shotgun sequence, one DNA window encodes the following:
- the LOC135286658 gene encoding cuticle collagen 2C-like, giving the protein MAPPRPGPAPPGGSGFDPGSARCRAPARPPVPSSLPGTAPLRGSLAGPVSAPAGSVPEAVRTRPLPPRPGALPPFRPAGTRRPARRGWTVRGCAVSRDSGSPGTRSGCRGSCGCGGSDASPGPPGPPGPSRAPPDPPGHPRTLPGTPAHPPGRQRRCPGRCPSPPAALELRAGGPGDAGPALGVPGLPGVPGVPGQRAPRPTLVALLQPGRSMRLPRGA; this is encoded by the exons AtggccccgccccggcccggccccgccccgcccggcggTTCCGGGTTCGATCCCGGCTCCGCCCGGTGCCGCGCCCCCGCCCGACCCCCGGTCCCCTCGTCCCTCCCCGGGACAGCGCCACTGCGGGGATCCCTGGCGGGGCCGGTGTCCGCACCCGCCGGGTCGGTGCCGGAAGCGGTGCGGACCCGCCcgctgccgccccgccccggcgcGCTCCCGCCGTTCCGCCCCGCGGGGACGCGCAGACCCGCCCGGCGCGGCTGGACTGTCCG GGGCTGTGCCGTGTCCCGGGACTCGGGCTCTCCCGGCACACGCTCCGGGTGCCGCGGCTCCTGCGGCTGCGGGGGGAGCGATGCCAGCCccggacccccgggacccccgggaccctccCGGGCACCCCCGGACCCTCCCGGGCACCCCCGGACCCTCCCGGGCACCCCGGCACATCCTCCCGGCCGGCAGCGGCGCTGCCCGGGACGCTGCCCCTCGCCCCCCGCCGCCCTGGAGCTCCgtgccgggggtcccggggacgCCGGGCCCGCTCTCGGGGTGCCGGggctcccgggggtcccgggggtcccggggcagCGGGCACCCCGGCCCACGCTCGTCGCTCTCTTGCAGCCCGGCCGCTCCATGCGCTTGCCCCGCGGCGCCTGA
- the CDK5 gene encoding cyclin-dependent kinase 5: MQKYEKLEKIGEGTYGTVFKAKNRETHEIVALKRVRLDDDDEGVPSSALREICLLKELKHKNIVRLHDVLHSDKKLTLVFEFCDQDLKKYFDSCNGDLDPEIVKSFMYQLLKGLAFCHSRNVLHRDLKPQNLLINRNGELKLADFGLARAFGIPVRCYSAEVVTLWYRPPDVLFGAKLYSTSIDMWSAGCIFAELANAGRPLFPGNDVDDQLKRIFRLLGTPTEEQWPAMAKLPDYKPYPMYPATTSLVNVVPKLNATGRDLLQNLLKCNPVQRISAEEALQHPYFTDFCPP; encoded by the exons ATGCAGAAGTACGAGAAGCTGGAGAAGATCGGCGAAG GCACCTACGGGACCGTGTTCAAGGCCAAGAACCGGGAGACGCACGAGATCGTGGCGCTGAAGCGGGTGCGGCTGGACGACGATGATGAG GGCGTGCCCAGCTCGGCGCTGCGGGAGATCTGCCTGCTCAAGGAGCTCAAGCACAAGAACATCGTCAG GCTGCACGACGTGCTGCACAGCGACAAGAAGCTGACCCTGGTCTTCGAGTTCTGCGACCAG GACCTGAAGAAATACTTTGACAGCTGCAATGGGGATCTGGACCCCGAGATCGTCAAG TCCTTCATGTACCAGCTGCTGAAGGGGCTCGCCTTCTGCCACAGCCGCAACGTGCTGCACCGCGACCTGAAACCGCAGAACCTGCTCATCAACCGG AACGGGGAGCTCAAGCTGGCGGATTTCGGGCTGGCTCGGGCCTTCGGCATCCCCGTGCGCTGCTACTCGGCCGAG GTGGTCACTCTGTGGTACCGGCCCCCTGACGTTCTCTTCGGGGCCAAGCTCTACTCCACCTCCATTGACATGTGGTCAGCTGGGTGCATCTTTGCGG agCTGGCCAACGCGGGGCGGCCCCTCTTCCCGGGCAACGACGTGGACGACCAGCTGAAGAGAATCTTCCG GCTGCTGGGGACCCCCACGGAGGAGCAGTGGCCGGCCATGGCCAAGCTGCCGGACTACAAG CCCTACCCCATGTACCCAGCTACCACTTCCCTGGTCAACGTGGTGCCCAAGCTGAACGCGACTGGCCGGGACCTGCTGCAG aACCTGCTCAAGTGCAATCCGGTGCAGCGGATCTCGGCGGAGGAGGCCCTGCAGCACCCCTACTTCACCGACTTCTGCCCCCCCTAG
- the ASIC3 gene encoding acid-sensing ion channel 3 has protein sequence MRRGSEGSGEGEGLSSLRAFAHSSSLHGISHVFAYGAVSLRRVLWGGFFLGSLGLLLLVCAERVAYFLTYPHVTKLDEVAARNLTFPAITICNLNEFRFSKITRNDMYHVGELLALLNERYEISNPQLAEPHVLAALRDKANFKNFKAKPFSMAEFYNRTGHDLADMLLQCSFRGTGCTARNFTVIFTRLGKCYTFNPGGPGREVLTTLQGGSGNGLELMLNVQQEEYLPVWGDTDETSFEVGVKVQIHSQDEPPFIDQLGFGVAPGFQTFVSCQQQRLVYLPPPWGDCKATPIESDFFTNYSLTACRLDCETRYLAENCNCRMVHMPGNANVCTPEQYKECADPALDFLVTKDSEYCACRTPCAMVRYGKELSMVKIPSKASAKYLAKKFNKTEQYIADNVLVLDIFFEALNYEMIEQKKAYEVAGLLGDIGGQMGLFIGASLLTILEIFDYLYEVFRDKLLSLYKEKKRSPRSDGGTLEHPAVPGSPAAPRPPRAPGPPCPAPRPVSASPRTCYLVTRL, from the exons ATGAGGAGGGGCTCGGAGGGCAGCGGCGAGGGCGAGGGGCTCTCCAGCCTGCGGGCGTTCGCCCACAGCTCCTCGCTGCACGGCATCAGCCACGTCTTCGCCTACGGGGCCGTGTCCCTGCGCCGCGTGCTCTGGGGCGGCTTTTTCCTGGGCtcgctggggctgctgctgctcgtgTGCGCCGAGCGCGTCGCCTACTTCCTCACCTACCCGCACGTCACCAAGCTGGACGAGGTGGCTGCCCGCAACCTCACCTTCCCGGCCATCACCATCTGCAACCTCAACGAGTTCCGCTTCTCCAAAATCACCCGCAACGACATGTACCACGTGGGCGAGCTGCTGGCGCTGCTCAACGAGCGCTACGAGATCAGCAACCCGCAGCTGGCCGAGCCCCACGTCCTGGCCGCGCTGCGCGACAAGGCCAACTTCAAGAACTTCAAGGCGAAGCCCTTCAGCATGGCCGAGTTCTACAACCGCACGGGCCACGACCTGGCCGAcatgctgctgcagtgctcctTCCGCGGCACCGGCTGCACCGCCCGCAACTTCACCGTG atCTTCACGCGCCTGGGGAAGTGCTACACGTTCAACCCGGGGGGGCCGGGCCGCGAGGTGCTGACCACGCTGCAGGGCGGCTCCGGCAACGGGCTGGAGCTCATGCTCAACGTGCAGCAGGAGGAGTACCTGCCCGTCTGGGGGGACACAG ATGAGACCTCGTTCGAGGTGGGGGTGAAGGTGCAGATCCACAGCCAGGACGAGCCGCCCTTCATCGACCAGCTGGGCTTCGGCGTGGCCCCTGGCTTCCAGACCTTCgtctcctgccagcagcagcgg CTGGTGTACCTGCCCCCGCCGTGGGGGGACTGCAAGGCCACCCCCATCGAGTCCGACTTCTTCACCAACTACAGCCTGACGGCGTGCCGCCTGGACTGCGAGACGCGCTACCTGGCCGAGAACTGCAACTGCCGCATGGTGCACATGCCGG GCAATGCCAACGTCTGCACCCCGGAGCAGTACAAGGAGTGCGCCGACCCCGCGCTGG ACTTCCTGGTGACGAAGGACAGCGAGTACTGCGCGTGCCGCACGCCCTGCGCCATGGTGCGCTACGGCAAGGAGCTCTCCATGGTGAAGATCCCCAGCAAGGCCTCGGCCAAGTACCTGGCCAAGAAGTTCAACAAGACGGAGCAGTACATTGC ggacAATGTGCTGGTCCTGGACATCTTCTTCGAGGCACTGAACTACGAGATGATCGAGCAGAAGAAGGCGTACGAGGTGGCGGGGCTGCTGG GTGACATCGGGGGGCAGATGGGGCTCTTCATCGGCGCCAGCCTCCTCACCATCCTGGAGATCTTCGATTACCTGTACGAG GTGTTCCGGGACAAACTCCTGAGCCTGTACAAGGAGAAGAAGCGGAGCCCCCGGAGCGACGGCGGCACCCTG GAGCACCCGGCGGTcccgggcagccccgcggccccgcgcccaCCCAG GGCGCCTGGCCCCCCCTGCCCGGCCCCACGCCCCGTCTCGGCGTCGCCCCGAACCTGCTACCTCGTCACCCGGCTCTAG
- the ABCB8 gene encoding mitochondrial potassium channel ATP-binding subunit — MPLPVLLLRAAGAWSRLRPPSVAGRSFRYGERPGLAVPPRLPAALPAPRRLLLVGSGTGCVLLGLLRSAARCQEATVPNGPPAAPEPPEPPPETPFDWPLFWTFLRPQLLALSAAVVLALGAALLNVRIPVLLGQLVDVVARCARGHVATYLREVQRPALRLLAVYCLQGLLTFGYIALLARVGERVAGNMRKALFSALLRQEVAFFDATRTGQLVTRLTADIQEFKSSFKLAISQGLRSGTQTAGCFVSLYLLSPRLTALLLVALPALVGAGAFIGAFLRSLSRQAQEQVAKATVVADEALGNVRTVRAFAMEEQQAGLFRAEVDRAGRLSERLGLGIAAFQGLSNLALNGIVLGTIFVGGSLMAGDQLSPGDLMSFLVASQTVQRSLASISILMGQVVRGLSAGARVLELLRLEPLVPLQGGATIPAHSLLGHICFDHVSFSYPTRPGYPVLQDFSLTLPPCQTVAIVGPSGGGKSTVAALLERFYEPTAGTITLDGHDIAGLDPSWLRGQVIGFISQEPVLFGTTIMENIRFGKPGASDAEVYEAARLANADGFIRSFPQGYDTIVGERGTALSGGQKQRIAIARALLKDPAVLILDEATSALDAQAERAVQAALERAARGRTVLLIAHRLSTIRGAHLIAVLARGRVAEAGTHEELLRRGGLYAELIRRQTKEEP, encoded by the exons ATGCCGCTGCCGGTGCTCTTGCTGCGGGCGGCGGGCGCCTGGAGCCGGCTGCGGCCGCCCTCCGTCGCGGGGCGCAG tTTCAGGTATGGGGAGCGGCCGGGGCTGGCCGTGCCCCCCCGGCTGCCCGCAGCCCTCCCGGCGCCCCggcggctgctgctggtgggctCGGGCACGGGCTgcgtgctgctggggctgctgcgcTCGGCTGCGCGCTGCCAGGAGGCCACTGTCCCCAACGGCCCCCCCGCTGCTCCCGAGCCGCCAGAGCCCCCCCCGGAGACCCCCTTTGACTGGCCACTGTTCTGGACCTTCCTGCGCCCGCAGCTCCTGGCGCTCTCAGCTGCTGTTGTG CTGGCGCTGGGCGCGGCCCTGCTCAACGTGCGCATCCcggtgctgctgggccagctggTGGACGTGGTGGCCCGATGTGCCCGCGGCCACGTTGCCACCTACCTGCGGGAGGTGCAGCGCCCGGCCCTGCGGCTGCTCGCCGTCTACTGCCTGCAG GGCCTGCTGACCTTCGGGTACATCGCGCTGCTGGCCCGCGTCGGCGAGCGGGTGGCCGGCAACATGCGCAAGGCTCTCTTCAGCGCCCTGCTCAG GCAGGAGGTGGCCTTCTTTGATGCCACACGCACGGGGCAGCTGGTGACACGGCTGACGGCCGACATCCAGGAGTTCAAGTCTTCCTTCAAGCTGGCCATCTCCCAG GGCCTGCGCAGCGGCACGCAGACCGCCGGCTGCTTCGTGTCGCTGTACCTGCTGTCGCCCAGGCTCACGGCGCTGCTGCTCGTGGCGCTGCCGGCCCTGGTGGGCGCTGGCGCCTTCATCGGCGCCTTCCTGCGCAGCCTGTCCCgccaggcacaggagcag gtggcCAAGGCCACCGTGGTGGCCGACGAGGCGCTGGGCAACGTGCGGACGGTGCGCGCCTTCGccatggaggagcagcaggcagg GCTGTTCCGTGCCGAGGTGGACCGTGCCGGACGTCTGAGCGAGCGGCTGGGCCTGGGCATCGCCGCCTTCCAGGGGCTCTCCAACCTGGCGCTCAACG GCATCGTCCTGGGAACCATCTTCGTGGGTGGCTCCCTGATGGCTGGAGACCAGCTCTCGCCTGGTGACCTCATGTCCTTCCTGGTGGCCTCGCAGACAGTGCAAAG GTCCTTGGCCAGCATCTCCATCCTGATGGGCCAG GTGGTGCGGGGTCTGAGTGCTGGCGCCCGTGTCTTGGAGCTGCTGAGACTGGAGCCCCTGGTGCCACTGCAGGGGGGGGCCACCATCCCTGCCCACTCCCTGCTTGGACACATCTGCTTCGACCACGTCTCCTTCAG ctaTCCCACCCGGCCTGGCTACCCTGTCCTGCAGGACTTCAGCCTCACCCTGCCCCCCTGCCAGACCGTGGCCATCGTGGGCCCCTCAGGAGGAG GGAAGTCCACGGTGGCAGCGCTGCTGGAGCGGTTCTATGAGCCCACGGCAGGAACCATCACCCTGGACGGGCACGACATCGCGGGCCTGGACCCCTCGTGGCTGCGGGGGCAGGTCATCGGCTTCatcagccag GAGCCGGTGCTGTTTGGCACAACCATCATGGAGAACATCCGCTTCGGGAAGCCGGGAGCCTCCGATGCCGAGGTGTACGAGGCCGCGCGGCTCGCCAACGCTGACGGCTTCATCCGCAGCTTCCCCCAGGGCTACGACACCATCGTGG GCGAGCGCGGCACGGCGCTGTCCGGGGGGCAGAAGCAGCGCATCGCCATCGCCCGGGCGCTGCTCAAGGACCCGGCCGTGCTCATCCTGGACGAGGCCACGAGCGCGCTGGACGCGCAGGCGGAGCGGGCGGTGCAGGCGGCGCTGGAGCGGGCGGCCCGCGGCCGCACCGTGCTGCTGATCGCGCACCGCCTCAGCACCATCCGCGGCGCGCACCTCATCGCCGTGCTGGCCCGGGGCCGCGTGGCCGAG GCAGGGACTCACGAGGAGCTGCTGCGGCGCGGGGGTCTCTACGCCGAGCTCATCCGCCGGCAGACTAAGGAGGAGCCCTGA
- the ATG9B gene encoding autophagy-related protein 9B isoform X1, with translation MAARRGGTGGGTGGGTGAGPGGRSPSTAARAQRRPRPAPAPRALPGLRALTPPIPVPAHRCSPGRLRSRTGTPRRSPERARHPRPRRCPGPLPVRPWPAGPGAGAGPPERPAPAGTGPAPSGQVMAEQREEDRDYREYRRLEDGEEDSPPGEEEEEQLLLHVTEGPTDSWHHIKDLDSFFTKIYQFHQRNGFACVLLSDVLELLQFLFVVTFSTFLLCCVDYDVLFATRPLNHSHVPERAKVTLPDAVLPAPQCARRLRGSGWLLFLLVLAGAVWLCRLVTALRRLVGYWEIRSFYIRALGIPAEELCNHSWQSVQARLLALQRRQPLCVPRRELTELDIHHRILRFRNYTVAMVNKSLLPVRFRLPLLGPVVFLTRGLQFNLELLLFRGPAALFQNTWSLRPQVKRAGARRALARGLARAAVLLGVANLALCPCVLGWRLLLAFFSYAEGLKRAPGSLGARRWSLYARHYLRHFNELGHELQARLGRGHAPATKYMDSFSSPLLAVLARHVGFFAGSVLAVLIVLTVYDEDVLTVQHILTAITLLGLVVTVARSFIPDEHAVWCPEQLLQRVLAHVHYLPEHWQGRAGRAETRAEMAQLFQYKAVFILEELLSPLVTPLILIFAFPPRALDIVDFFRNFTVEVAGVGDICSFAQLDVRHHGNPQWLSEGHTEAPPERQAEHGKTELSLMRFALSNPRWRPPPPARRFLGHLQAQVTRDAATAPASLLPEDSALAPEALLSSVLAAGGLLARGQPCSTASATASLLASLRTPLGTPPCAAPDSPAEHPEDRPALSESRLRSLSRSALLAEVASAEMSLHAIYLHQLHQQQQQQPQGPGPQPAGAPKHPFVTTGSAARASQLREMPLGGWAEEEEEEEEETMT, from the exons ATGGCGGCTCGGCGGGGCGGCACCGGGGGCGGCACCGGGGGCGGCACCGGGGCGGGACCGGGCGGGCGGAGCCCCAGCACGGCGGCCCGGGCCCAGCGCCGGCCCCGACCCGCACCGGCCCCTCGGGCCCTTCCCGGGCTCCGCGCCCTGACCCCGCCGATCCCGGTCCCGGCACACCGCTGCTCCCCGGGCCGCCTGCGGAGCCGCACCGGAACCCCGCGCCGGAGCCCGGAGCGCGCCCGGCACCCCCGACCCCGCCGCTGCCCGGGGCCGCTGCCGGTGCGGCCATGgccggcggggcccggggcgggcgcggggccccCTGAGCGCCCGGCACCGGCGGGGACCGGGCCGGCACCGAGCggccag GTGATGGCGGAGCAGCGAGAGGAGGACCGGGACTACCGGGAGTACCGGCGGCTGGAGGATGGGGAGGAGGACTCGCCCCccggcgaggaggaggaggagcagctgctgctgcacgtCACCGAAGGACCGACAG actCGTGGCACCACATTAAGGACCTGGACAGTTTCTTCACCAAG ATCTACCAGTTCCACCAGAGGAACGGCTTTGCCTGCGTCCTGCTCTCGGACGTGCTCGAGCTGCT GCAGTTCCTGTTCGTGGTCACCTTCAGCAcgttcctgctgtgctgcgtgGACTACGACGTGCTGTTTGCCACGCGCCCGCTCAACCACAGCCACGTCCCCGAGCGCGCCAAGGTGACGCTGCCCGACGCCGTGCTGCCCGCCCCGCAGTGCGCCCGCAG GCTCCGTGGCAGCGGGtggctgctgttcctgctggtgctggcgGGCGCAGTCTGGCTGTGCCGCCTGGTCACGGCGCTGCGGCGCCTCGTGGGCTACTGGGAGATCAGGAGCTTCTACATCCGCGCGCTCGGCATCCCCGCG GAGGAGCTGTGTAACCACAGCTGGCAGTCGGTGCAGGcccggctgctggccctgcagcgGCGCCAGCCCCTGTGCGTGCCGCGCCGGGAGCTGACGGAGCTCGACATCCACCACCGCATCCTGCGCTTCCGCAACTACACCGTGGCCATGGTCAACAAATCCCTGCTGCCCGTGCGCTTCCGCCTGCCGCTGCTGGGCCCCGTGGTCTTCCTGACGCGCGGGCTGCAGTTcaacctggagctgctgctgttccgCGGCCCGGCCGCGCTCTTCCAGAACACCTGGAGCCTGCGGCCGCAGGTGAAGCGGGCGGGCGCGCGGCGGGCGCTGGCGCGGGGGCTGGCGCGGGCGGCCGTGCTGCTGGGGGTGGCCAACCTGGCGCTGTGCCCCTGCGTGCTGGGCTGGCGCCTGCTGCTCGCCTTCTTCAGCTACGCCGAGGGGCTGAAGCGGGCGCCGGGCAGCCTGGGCGCGCGCCGCTGGTCGCTCTACGCGCGCCACTACCTGCGCCACTTCAACGAGCTGGGCCACGAGCTGCAGGCGCGGCTGGGCCGCGGCCACGCGCCCGCCACCAAGTACATGGACTCCTTCAGCAGCCCGCTGCTGGCCGTGCTGGCTCGCCACGTCGGCTTCTTCGCCGGCTCCGTGCTGGCCGTGCTCATCGTGCTCACCGTGTACGACGAGGACGTGCTGACGGTGCAGCACATCCTGACGGCCATCACGCTGCTGGGGCTCGTGGTCACCGTGGCCAG GTCCTTCATCCCGGACGAGCACGCGGTGTGGTGCccggagcagctgctgcagcggGTCCTGGCCCACGTCCACTACCTGCCCGAGCACTGGCAGGGCCGTGCCGGCCGCGCCGAGACACGAGCAGAGATGGCACAGCTCTTCCAGTACAAGGCG GTTTTcatcctggaggagctgctgagccccCTCGTGACCCCCCTGATCCTCATCTTCGCATTCCCCCCCCGCGCCCTCGACATCGTGGACTTCTTCCGCAACTTCACGGTGGAGGTGGCGGGGGTGGGCGACATCTGCTCCTTCGCGCAGCTGGACGTGCGCCACCACGGCAACCCGCAG tggctgtccgaGGGACACACGGAGGCGCCCCCGGAGCGCCAGGCGGAGCACGGCAAGACGGAGCTGTCGCTGATGCGCTTCGCCCTGAGCAACCCGCGctggcggccgccgccgcccgcccgccgcttCCTCGGCCACCTGCAGGCGCAGGTGACCCGCGACGCGGCCACCGCGCCCGCGTCCCTGCTGCCCGAGGACTCGGCGCTGGCG CCCGAGGCGCTGCTGAGCAGCGTCCTGGCGGCCGGCGGGCTGCTGGCCCgggggcagccctgcagcacggCCAGCGCCACCGCCAGCCTGCTGGCGTCCCTGCGGACCCCGCTGGGCACCCCGCCCTGCGCAGCCCCCGACAGCCCCGCCGAGCACCCCGAGGACAG GCCGGCGCTGAGTGAGTCGCGGCTGCGCAGCCTGAGCCGCTCGGCGCTGCTGGCCGAGGTGGCCTCCGCCGAGATGAGCCTCCACGCCATCTACCTGCACCAG ctccaccagcagcagcagcagcagccgcaggGCCCCGGCCCGCAGCCCGCGGGGGCACCCAAACACCCCTTCGTGACCACAG gCTCGGCTGCCCGCGCCTCGCAGCTGCGGGAGATGCCGCTGGGCGGGTGGGccgaggaggaagaggaggaggaagaggagacgATGACGTAG
- the ATG9B gene encoding autophagy-related protein 9B isoform X2, translating to MAARRGGTGGGTGGGTGAGPGGRSPSTAARAQRRPRPAPAPRALPGLRALTPPIPVPAHRCSPGRLRSRTGTPRRSPERARHPRPRRCPGPLPVRPWPAGPGAGAGPPERPAPAGTGPAPSGQVMAEQREEDRDYREYRRLEDGEEDSPPGEEEEEQLLLHVTEGPTDSWHHIKDLDSFFTKIYQFHQRNGFACVLLSDVLELLQFLFVVTFSTFLLCCVDYDVLFATRPLNHSHVPERAKVTLPDAVLPAPQCARRLRGSGWLLFLLVLAGAVWLCRLVTALRRLVGYWEIRSFYIRALGIPAEELCNHSWQSVQARLLALQRRQPLCVPRRELTELDIHHRILRFRNYTVAMVNKSLLPVRFRLPLLGPVVFLTRGLQFNLELLLFRGPAALFQNTWSLRPQVKRAGARRALARGLARAAVLLGVANLALCPCVLGWRLLLAFFSYAEGLKRAPGSLGARRWSLYARHYLRHFNELGHELQARLGRGHAPATKYMDSFSSPLLAVLARHVGFFAGSVLAVLIVLTVYDEDVLTVQHILTAITLLGLVVTVARSFIPDEHAVWCPEQLLQRVLAHVHYLPEHWQGRAGRAETRAEMAQLFQYKAVFILEELLSPLVTPLILIFAFPPRALDIVDFFRNFTVEVAGVGDICSFAQLDVRHHGNPQWLSEGHTEAPPERQAEHGKTELSLMRFALSNPRWRPPPPARRFLGHLQAQVTRDAATAPASLLPEDSALAPEALLSSVLAAGGLLARGQPCSTASATASLLASLRTPLGTPPCAAPDSPAEHPEDSLSRSALLAEVASAEMSLHAIYLHQLHQQQQQQPQGPGPQPAGAPKHPFVTTGSAARASQLREMPLGGWAEEEEEEEEETMT from the exons ATGGCGGCTCGGCGGGGCGGCACCGGGGGCGGCACCGGGGGCGGCACCGGGGCGGGACCGGGCGGGCGGAGCCCCAGCACGGCGGCCCGGGCCCAGCGCCGGCCCCGACCCGCACCGGCCCCTCGGGCCCTTCCCGGGCTCCGCGCCCTGACCCCGCCGATCCCGGTCCCGGCACACCGCTGCTCCCCGGGCCGCCTGCGGAGCCGCACCGGAACCCCGCGCCGGAGCCCGGAGCGCGCCCGGCACCCCCGACCCCGCCGCTGCCCGGGGCCGCTGCCGGTGCGGCCATGgccggcggggcccggggcgggcgcggggccccCTGAGCGCCCGGCACCGGCGGGGACCGGGCCGGCACCGAGCggccag GTGATGGCGGAGCAGCGAGAGGAGGACCGGGACTACCGGGAGTACCGGCGGCTGGAGGATGGGGAGGAGGACTCGCCCCccggcgaggaggaggaggagcagctgctgctgcacgtCACCGAAGGACCGACAG actCGTGGCACCACATTAAGGACCTGGACAGTTTCTTCACCAAG ATCTACCAGTTCCACCAGAGGAACGGCTTTGCCTGCGTCCTGCTCTCGGACGTGCTCGAGCTGCT GCAGTTCCTGTTCGTGGTCACCTTCAGCAcgttcctgctgtgctgcgtgGACTACGACGTGCTGTTTGCCACGCGCCCGCTCAACCACAGCCACGTCCCCGAGCGCGCCAAGGTGACGCTGCCCGACGCCGTGCTGCCCGCCCCGCAGTGCGCCCGCAG GCTCCGTGGCAGCGGGtggctgctgttcctgctggtgctggcgGGCGCAGTCTGGCTGTGCCGCCTGGTCACGGCGCTGCGGCGCCTCGTGGGCTACTGGGAGATCAGGAGCTTCTACATCCGCGCGCTCGGCATCCCCGCG GAGGAGCTGTGTAACCACAGCTGGCAGTCGGTGCAGGcccggctgctggccctgcagcgGCGCCAGCCCCTGTGCGTGCCGCGCCGGGAGCTGACGGAGCTCGACATCCACCACCGCATCCTGCGCTTCCGCAACTACACCGTGGCCATGGTCAACAAATCCCTGCTGCCCGTGCGCTTCCGCCTGCCGCTGCTGGGCCCCGTGGTCTTCCTGACGCGCGGGCTGCAGTTcaacctggagctgctgctgttccgCGGCCCGGCCGCGCTCTTCCAGAACACCTGGAGCCTGCGGCCGCAGGTGAAGCGGGCGGGCGCGCGGCGGGCGCTGGCGCGGGGGCTGGCGCGGGCGGCCGTGCTGCTGGGGGTGGCCAACCTGGCGCTGTGCCCCTGCGTGCTGGGCTGGCGCCTGCTGCTCGCCTTCTTCAGCTACGCCGAGGGGCTGAAGCGGGCGCCGGGCAGCCTGGGCGCGCGCCGCTGGTCGCTCTACGCGCGCCACTACCTGCGCCACTTCAACGAGCTGGGCCACGAGCTGCAGGCGCGGCTGGGCCGCGGCCACGCGCCCGCCACCAAGTACATGGACTCCTTCAGCAGCCCGCTGCTGGCCGTGCTGGCTCGCCACGTCGGCTTCTTCGCCGGCTCCGTGCTGGCCGTGCTCATCGTGCTCACCGTGTACGACGAGGACGTGCTGACGGTGCAGCACATCCTGACGGCCATCACGCTGCTGGGGCTCGTGGTCACCGTGGCCAG GTCCTTCATCCCGGACGAGCACGCGGTGTGGTGCccggagcagctgctgcagcggGTCCTGGCCCACGTCCACTACCTGCCCGAGCACTGGCAGGGCCGTGCCGGCCGCGCCGAGACACGAGCAGAGATGGCACAGCTCTTCCAGTACAAGGCG GTTTTcatcctggaggagctgctgagccccCTCGTGACCCCCCTGATCCTCATCTTCGCATTCCCCCCCCGCGCCCTCGACATCGTGGACTTCTTCCGCAACTTCACGGTGGAGGTGGCGGGGGTGGGCGACATCTGCTCCTTCGCGCAGCTGGACGTGCGCCACCACGGCAACCCGCAG tggctgtccgaGGGACACACGGAGGCGCCCCCGGAGCGCCAGGCGGAGCACGGCAAGACGGAGCTGTCGCTGATGCGCTTCGCCCTGAGCAACCCGCGctggcggccgccgccgcccgcccgccgcttCCTCGGCCACCTGCAGGCGCAGGTGACCCGCGACGCGGCCACCGCGCCCGCGTCCCTGCTGCCCGAGGACTCGGCGCTGGCG CCCGAGGCGCTGCTGAGCAGCGTCCTGGCGGCCGGCGGGCTGCTGGCCCgggggcagccctgcagcacggCCAGCGCCACCGCCAGCCTGCTGGCGTCCCTGCGGACCCCGCTGGGCACCCCGCCCTGCGCAGCCCCCGACAGCCCCGCCGAGCACCCCGAGGACAG CCTGAGCCGCTCGGCGCTGCTGGCCGAGGTGGCCTCCGCCGAGATGAGCCTCCACGCCATCTACCTGCACCAG ctccaccagcagcagcagcagcagccgcaggGCCCCGGCCCGCAGCCCGCGGGGGCACCCAAACACCCCTTCGTGACCACAG gCTCGGCTGCCCGCGCCTCGCAGCTGCGGGAGATGCCGCTGGGCGGGTGGGccgaggaggaagaggaggaggaagaggagacgATGACGTAG